In Candidatus Dormiibacterota bacterium, a single genomic region encodes these proteins:
- a CDS encoding pyridoxal phosphate-dependent aminotransferase, with protein MIRCVASRKRASSIDLGLGEPSLPPNPAHFDGAMEYVRAHGIRYTPNAGDPELRTAIAAHYAYAGLLDAGNVCVTVGSQEAMYVTIATLLDPASDELLVIEPTFPSYVKIAALHGITVRTVAMAERDDFAFDAERIVRALGERTRAVVLCSPCNPTGRAISPAQAALLARELERRGGSIALIHDEIYREQCFVERVDFARLYANTIVVGSLSKSNALTGLRLGWILAPAAFVEQAVKVHAWITSCADAFAQRVALHVFQTNALAEHAAWYATRLVPTVAALRASDLRFIAPDGAFYACVELPGGAPSLETALALVDEDDVVTIPGVAFGACLEGWLRLSWVAPENDLQEGLRRIGARCVTSAGPGGTIR; from the coding sequence GGTCTCGGTGAGCCGTCGCTGCCTCCGAACCCCGCGCACTTCGATGGCGCTATGGAGTACGTGCGCGCGCACGGCATCCGGTACACGCCCAACGCAGGCGATCCGGAGCTGCGGACCGCGATTGCGGCGCACTACGCCTACGCGGGCCTGCTCGACGCGGGCAACGTGTGCGTTACCGTCGGGTCGCAAGAAGCAATGTACGTGACGATTGCGACGCTGCTCGATCCCGCCTCGGACGAGCTCCTCGTCATCGAGCCGACCTTTCCCTCGTACGTGAAGATCGCCGCGCTCCACGGCATTACCGTGCGCACCGTCGCAATGGCCGAGCGAGACGACTTCGCGTTCGACGCAGAGCGCATCGTTCGAGCGCTGGGAGAGCGTACGCGCGCGGTCGTGCTCTGCTCACCGTGCAACCCGACGGGGCGCGCGATCTCACCGGCGCAGGCGGCGCTCCTCGCGCGCGAGCTCGAGCGGCGAGGCGGAAGCATCGCGCTGATTCACGACGAGATCTACCGCGAGCAATGCTTCGTCGAGCGCGTCGATTTCGCGCGACTCTATGCCAACACGATCGTGGTCGGCTCCCTCTCGAAGAGCAACGCCCTCACGGGCTTGCGTCTCGGCTGGATTCTCGCCCCCGCCGCGTTCGTCGAACAGGCGGTGAAGGTCCATGCCTGGATTACTTCCTGTGCCGATGCGTTCGCCCAGCGCGTTGCGCTGCACGTCTTCCAGACGAACGCGCTCGCTGAGCACGCAGCGTGGTACGCGACGCGCCTCGTGCCGACGGTCGCGGCGCTACGCGCGAGCGACCTGCGCTTCATCGCGCCCGACGGGGCCTTCTACGCCTGCGTGGAACTGCCGGGCGGCGCACCGTCGCTCGAGACCGCACTCGCGCTCGTCGACGAGGATGACGTCGTCACCATTCCCGGGGTAGCGTTCGGTGCGTGCTTGGAAGGATGGCTGCGGCTTTCGTGGGTGGCGCCCGAGAACGATCTGCAGGAAGGGCTGCGCCGCATCGGCGCGCGGTGCGTTACGTCCGCGGGACCAGGAGGAACCATTCGCTGA
- a CDS encoding pitrilysin family protein, which produces MKIARSAAFAACLALLALPFSGARAQQGAAGGDPGVYTTHLSNGLQVIVVEDHAAPVVECAMWYRFGSLDETPGKTGLAHALEHMMFRGSAHISAGGLDDITERLGAQMNGQTDYDYTQFYFVLPADKLDVALTIEADRMRYALLRQSDWNIERGAVLSELDSDAGSPFFDLLSRVRAAAYPDEPNGRVPIGIRSDVVHATAADIARYYREWYAPNNAALVVAGDADHTTVFHEAEHYFGAIPARRIPAHHYVDPRPAKGAVVEAEFPFPFEVLDLAYAVPGDTEPGEPAISTLATLIANERSPFHRALVDSNVALAIDAESDTQLKGGLLNVFIVLNPGHTGEEAQQIFQTTMERALATGFSPSLVEQARSVTIAQRLFSEDSIQGFGDLAGYTYGIVGEHIRDEDARLAALTQQSLLAAARRYLRTPTVVGHLRPHASPRRSTSNTSSTAINDDFSTRVPNGPIIEPASIRRALRTPTTARSPLFPTTFMLPNGLRVIVQEKSDRPTFTMIGRIASSPAFEPPGEEGMVRLVSDLADYGSAAYPYDQRLQAIDDMGAQIDFGQNFDAKGLARDFDKVVAIVADGEEHPAFPEPWFSRDRGQIANSVAAEQEISGQAIDRLYNQNLLAPDDPALRRASAQTIASITRDDALAFATRYWRPDLTIVAVVGDVTPAQVRAAFERSFAGWKRDGPTPNVRQEPLPAAHAADAYIGTEANEVYVRLGEPAVARTSPDYDAFLVLNQILGASGAFESRLWQELRQKRGLVYAASSRLLADRYRGNFQVELEAAPQHVVSAVAFVRGELRRLQEQPVTATELAEAKLRLAGDALLAESSADGQAQQLLEIAEYGLPLSYYRDRNEELAHITAADVERVAREYLDPDRLIQIYAGPSGPWATEGR; this is translated from the coding sequence ATGAAGATCGCTCGCTCCGCGGCGTTCGCCGCTTGTCTGGCCTTGCTTGCGTTGCCGTTCTCGGGCGCACGCGCGCAACAGGGCGCCGCCGGCGGCGACCCGGGCGTCTACACGACGCACTTGAGCAATGGCTTGCAGGTGATCGTCGTTGAAGATCATGCGGCTCCGGTCGTCGAGTGCGCCATGTGGTATCGTTTCGGGTCGCTCGACGAAACGCCCGGTAAGACGGGGCTCGCCCACGCACTCGAGCACATGATGTTTCGCGGATCGGCACACATTTCGGCGGGCGGCCTCGACGATATTACGGAGCGGCTCGGCGCGCAGATGAACGGGCAGACGGATTACGACTACACGCAGTTCTACTTCGTCCTGCCGGCGGACAAGCTCGACGTGGCGCTCACGATAGAAGCGGATCGCATGCGGTATGCCCTCCTGCGTCAGTCCGATTGGAACATCGAGCGCGGCGCCGTGCTCTCGGAACTGGACAGCGATGCCGGTTCGCCGTTTTTCGACCTCCTCTCGCGGGTTCGCGCGGCCGCGTATCCGGACGAGCCGAACGGGCGCGTCCCGATCGGGATCCGCAGCGACGTCGTGCATGCAACCGCTGCCGATATCGCTCGCTACTACCGCGAATGGTACGCCCCGAACAACGCCGCGCTAGTCGTCGCGGGTGATGCCGATCATACTACGGTGTTTCACGAGGCGGAGCACTACTTCGGCGCAATCCCGGCGCGCCGGATTCCGGCACACCACTACGTCGATCCCCGGCCCGCCAAAGGCGCCGTCGTCGAGGCGGAGTTCCCCTTTCCGTTCGAAGTTCTCGACCTCGCGTACGCAGTTCCCGGCGATACCGAGCCTGGGGAGCCCGCGATCAGCACGCTCGCCACGTTGATCGCGAACGAGCGCTCACCATTTCATCGGGCTCTGGTCGATTCGAACGTCGCGCTCGCGATCGATGCCGAAAGCGACACGCAGCTGAAAGGTGGACTCCTCAACGTTTTCATCGTTCTGAATCCCGGTCACACGGGAGAGGAGGCGCAACAGATCTTCCAAACGACGATGGAGCGCGCCCTCGCGACCGGTTTCTCACCGAGTCTCGTCGAGCAGGCACGATCGGTGACGATTGCACAGCGCTTGTTCTCGGAAGACTCGATTCAGGGCTTCGGCGATCTCGCCGGCTACACGTATGGGATCGTCGGCGAGCATATTCGAGACGAAGATGCGCGCTTGGCCGCGCTTACGCAGCAATCGTTGCTTGCGGCGGCACGCCGCTATCTGAGAACGCCGACGGTCGTCGGCCATCTTCGCCCGCACGCTTCCCCGCGCCGTTCGACCTCCAACACCTCGAGCACGGCGATCAACGACGATTTCTCTACGCGCGTTCCAAACGGCCCGATTATCGAACCGGCGTCAATTCGGCGGGCACTTCGCACGCCGACCACGGCTCGCAGCCCCTTGTTCCCGACGACGTTCATGCTGCCAAACGGCTTGCGTGTCATCGTTCAGGAGAAGAGCGATCGCCCGACCTTCACGATGATCGGGCGCATCGCTTCGTCGCCTGCTTTCGAGCCGCCCGGAGAGGAAGGAATGGTCCGGCTCGTCTCCGATCTCGCGGACTACGGCAGTGCAGCGTACCCCTACGATCAGCGCCTTCAGGCGATCGACGACATGGGCGCGCAGATCGATTTCGGCCAGAACTTCGACGCCAAAGGACTGGCGCGCGATTTCGACAAGGTCGTCGCGATCGTCGCAGACGGCGAGGAGCATCCGGCATTCCCTGAGCCGTGGTTCTCGCGCGATCGCGGCCAGATCGCCAACAGCGTAGCCGCGGAACAAGAGATCTCCGGACAGGCGATCGACCGTCTCTACAATCAGAATCTCCTCGCCCCCGACGACCCTGCCCTGCGCCGCGCGAGCGCGCAGACGATCGCGTCGATCACGCGTGACGATGCCCTTGCCTTCGCGACGCGTTATTGGCGGCCGGATTTGACGATCGTCGCCGTCGTCGGCGACGTTACGCCGGCACAAGTGCGCGCGGCCTTCGAGCGCAGCTTTGCCGGCTGGAAGCGCGACGGACCAACGCCCAACGTCCGCCAGGAGCCGCTTCCGGCCGCTCATGCGGCCGACGCATACATCGGCACCGAGGCGAACGAAGTTTACGTGCGCCTCGGCGAGCCGGCCGTTGCGCGCACGTCGCCGGACTACGACGCGTTTCTCGTGCTGAATCAGATTCTCGGTGCCTCCGGAGCATTCGAGTCGCGCCTGTGGCAAGAGTTGCGTCAGAAGCGCGGTCTCGTCTACGCCGCGAGCAGCAGACTGCTCGCGGATCGATATCGTGGAAACTTTCAAGTCGAGCTCGAAGCGGCACCGCAGCACGTCGTGTCGGCGGTGGCCTTCGTTCGCGGCGAGTTGCGCCGCCTTCAGGAGCAACCGGTCACGGCGACGGAGCTTGCGGAGGCCAAGCTGCGCCTCGCCGGCGACGCGCTACTCGCCGAGAGCTCGGCCGATGGCCAGGCGCAGCAGCTTCTCGAGATCGCCGAGTACGGTCTCCCGCTCTCGTATTACCGCGACCGAAACGAGGAGCTCGCCCACATCACCGCGGCCGACGTCGAACGCGTAGCCCGGGAGTATCTGGATCCGGATCGCCTCATTCAAATCTACGCGGGCCCGTCCGGGCCGTGGGCGACGGAGGGTCGATAA
- a CDS encoding aldehyde dehydrogenase family protein — protein MKGADFIETVNPATGETLERIAYAHASDVDARLDRACAVQRSWAAAPAEERAATLRRVARRLRERRDRLAGVAVREMGKPIAQARAEVEKCAFACEYFAQHAAALLTDEPAQTNATRSYVAFRALGPLLAIMPWNFPYWQTFRAGIPALAAGNVLLLKHAARTTRCALETEALFDGVFDAGPLLQALLVSDEEADRLIGDRRIAAVTLTGSERAGVAVATAAGRALKKCVLELGGSDAFIVLADADMDAAVSTAVTARFQNNGQSCIAAKRFVVEERVHDAFLDAFASAAKALRIGDPIDEATQLGPCARADLRETLHRQVHDSLGCGARLVCGGTFVERAGFFYEPTVVADVAAGMRMFDEETFGPAAAVVRAQNADDAVSIANHSRYGLGCDIWTRDVDRGQRLAERVEAGNVWINGMVASDPRLPFGGVKLSGFGRELSHFGIHEFVNVQSVWIGPARQEG, from the coding sequence ATGAAGGGTGCGGACTTCATCGAGACCGTCAACCCGGCGACGGGGGAGACGCTCGAACGCATTGCGTATGCGCACGCCTCCGACGTCGACGCCCGGCTGGACCGGGCGTGCGCGGTCCAGCGGTCGTGGGCCGCCGCGCCGGCCGAGGAGCGCGCCGCGACGTTGCGTCGCGTCGCACGACGCTTACGCGAGCGCCGCGATCGTCTCGCGGGCGTCGCCGTGCGCGAGATGGGCAAACCGATCGCGCAAGCGCGCGCCGAAGTCGAGAAGTGTGCGTTCGCCTGCGAGTACTTCGCGCAGCACGCCGCGGCGCTGCTGACCGACGAGCCCGCGCAGACGAATGCAACGCGCAGCTACGTCGCGTTTCGCGCGCTCGGCCCGCTGCTGGCGATCATGCCGTGGAACTTTCCGTACTGGCAGACCTTTCGCGCAGGTATTCCGGCCCTCGCAGCCGGCAACGTCCTTCTGCTCAAACACGCAGCGCGCACGACGCGCTGCGCGCTCGAAACCGAAGCGCTCTTCGACGGCGTCTTCGATGCCGGGCCACTGCTGCAGGCGCTGCTCGTCTCCGACGAGGAAGCGGATCGCCTCATCGGGGATCGACGCATCGCGGCCGTGACGTTGACCGGCAGCGAGCGCGCCGGCGTTGCCGTTGCGACTGCCGCCGGAAGAGCGCTCAAGAAGTGCGTGCTCGAACTGGGGGGTTCCGACGCATTCATCGTTCTCGCCGATGCCGATATGGACGCCGCGGTCTCGACAGCGGTGACGGCGCGGTTTCAGAACAACGGCCAGAGCTGCATCGCCGCGAAGCGCTTCGTCGTGGAGGAACGCGTGCACGATGCCTTTCTCGATGCTTTTGCCTCGGCAGCGAAGGCGCTGCGGATCGGCGACCCCATCGACGAGGCAACGCAGCTCGGCCCATGCGCGCGCGCGGATCTGCGCGAGACGCTGCATCGGCAAGTGCACGACTCGCTCGGATGCGGCGCACGTCTGGTTTGCGGCGGCACGTTCGTCGAGCGCGCCGGCTTCTTCTACGAGCCGACCGTCGTGGCGGACGTCGCAGCGGGAATGCGGATGTTTGACGAAGAGACTTTCGGTCCGGCTGCGGCGGTCGTTCGAGCACAAAATGCGGACGACGCCGTGAGCATCGCAAACCACTCGCGGTACGGCCTCGGCTGCGACATCTGGACACGCGACGTCGATCGCGGGCAGCGGCTTGCGGAGCGCGTCGAAGCCGGCAACGTCTGGATCAACGGCATGGTCGCGAGCGACCCCCGTCTGCCGTTCGGCGGGGTAAAGCTCAGCGGCTTCGGGCGGGAGCTCTCCCACTTCGGCATTCATGAGTTCGTCAACGTGCAGAGCGTCTGGATCGGCCCCGCGCGTCAGGAAGGCTAA